From the Brevibacillus choshinensis genome, one window contains:
- a CDS encoding acyl-CoA dehydrogenase family protein: MTENWRDNQEIRIFRDSLRKFLEKEGIPYFNDWEEQRMIPREFWLKMGKNGFLCPWVEEEYGGLGVGFEYSIIISEETMKVGAGMLGIALHSDMVVPYIASYGTQEQKRRWLPKCITGEFVTAIAMSEPGTGSDLAAIKTTSVRAGDFYIVNGSKTFISNGLCSDIVVVACKTEQTNGHKGISLLVVEEGTPGFQRSRKLKKIGLHSQDTAELIFQDCRIPASNLLGEEGQGWKYLMSKLQQERIIVALEAQIMAEGALQLAIDYSKNRTAFGKPISQFQHNAFKVAEMATEVKIGRQFLEHLLINHMKGKDVVTEVSMAKWWITEMCNRVVYQAQQLHGGYGYMEEYEIARYFRDTRAQTMYAGSTEIMKQIIAKKIGLL, translated from the coding sequence ATGACTGAAAATTGGAGAGACAATCAGGAGATCCGTATATTCCGCGATTCACTGCGCAAATTTCTGGAGAAAGAAGGGATTCCTTATTTCAACGACTGGGAAGAGCAACGAATGATCCCCCGTGAATTTTGGCTCAAAATGGGGAAGAACGGATTCTTGTGCCCTTGGGTGGAAGAAGAATACGGTGGACTTGGCGTTGGATTTGAGTATTCAATCATCATCAGTGAAGAGACAATGAAAGTGGGTGCCGGGATGCTCGGCATCGCTCTACATTCGGATATGGTCGTTCCTTACATAGCATCTTATGGAACGCAAGAACAAAAACGAAGATGGCTGCCAAAATGTATAACAGGAGAATTTGTGACGGCGATTGCGATGTCTGAACCTGGTACAGGGTCTGATTTAGCTGCGATAAAAACCACATCTGTTCGTGCTGGTGACTTCTACATTGTAAATGGGAGTAAAACGTTTATCTCCAATGGATTGTGCAGCGACATTGTGGTTGTTGCCTGCAAAACAGAACAGACCAATGGGCATAAAGGGATCAGTTTGCTCGTTGTGGAGGAAGGGACTCCAGGCTTTCAGCGGAGTCGGAAATTGAAAAAAATAGGCTTGCATAGTCAAGATACAGCAGAATTAATTTTTCAAGATTGCCGCATTCCTGCCAGCAATTTGTTGGGCGAAGAAGGACAGGGTTGGAAATATCTCATGAGCAAATTGCAACAAGAACGCATTATCGTAGCGCTTGAAGCTCAAATAATGGCAGAAGGTGCTCTTCAATTAGCAATTGACTACAGTAAGAACCGTACTGCTTTTGGCAAGCCCATTAGTCAATTTCAGCATAATGCATTCAAAGTGGCGGAAATGGCGACAGAAGTAAAAATTGGTCGGCAATTTCTTGAACATTTATTAATCAATCACATGAAAGGGAAGGATGTTGTAACAGAGGTATCGATGGCCAAGTGGTGGATTACGGAAATGTGCAACCGTGTCGTCTACCAGGCACAGCAATTGCACGGTGGATACGGATATATGGAAGAGTATGAAATTGCACGTTATTTTCGCGATACCCGGGCCCAGACTATGTACGCGGGTTCAACAGAAATTATGAAACAGATTATAGCGAAGAAGATAGGGCTTTTGTAG
- a CDS encoding amidohydrolase: MPDIVFLHGEVITVDQQNRILEAIAVKANRIIAIGTSEEIQRLVGPETTVVDLQGKSVLPGFIDSHLHLSSYGIDKLGVSCKAPHIESLQDIFHDLHEKASGLPAGKWVRAWGFNETKITEQRYPTREELDRISMEHPIIIIRACNHISVVNSKALEILSIHNDTPDPKGGIIERNSRGELTGRLLETAHFQIAKKVAYSEEEKSHALALASADYVAAGITSIHDAGCNDADSFRVMHQAVRNGLVKVRIYAMVCTMDSPEAFLESMIAAGMTTGVGNDRFKIGPAKLFTDGSSSGPTIATRKPYTSNPEDYGILYYAQEELNRRLGEAHRKGFQITAHAQGDRAVEMVLNCIEAAMQEYPRPDARPRIEHAGVSEPDLLARMKQLGVVPIPNPAFFYEYGEGYVRNYGDRVNHMYPLRDFCENDIFAAIGSDSPVTDYRPLFGIQAAVTRKSKQGQEIGHNQTISVMEAIRAYTWNGAYASFDEHCKGSIEAGKLADLVILDGSILQATPDTIADLSVHLTMIDGDIVYRAGS, encoded by the coding sequence ATGCCGGACATCGTGTTTCTTCATGGTGAGGTTATTACCGTTGATCAACAAAATCGAATTTTGGAAGCGATTGCAGTAAAAGCGAATCGGATTATTGCTATTGGTACATCAGAGGAAATACAGCGGCTTGTTGGTCCGGAGACTACGGTCGTCGATTTACAAGGGAAAAGCGTGCTGCCGGGATTTATCGATTCCCATTTGCATTTGTCCTCATACGGTATCGACAAATTGGGCGTAAGCTGCAAAGCCCCCCACATCGAGTCGCTGCAGGATATCTTTCATGATCTGCATGAAAAAGCATCAGGTCTTCCGGCAGGAAAATGGGTGAGGGCTTGGGGCTTCAATGAGACAAAAATCACAGAACAGCGGTATCCAACGCGGGAGGAATTGGACAGGATTTCAATGGAGCATCCGATTATTATCATCCGCGCGTGCAATCACATCTCCGTGGTGAATTCAAAGGCGTTGGAAATACTCTCGATTCACAATGATACACCCGATCCGAAGGGGGGTATCATTGAAAGAAACAGCAGGGGAGAGCTTACAGGACGTTTACTTGAAACGGCCCACTTTCAAATCGCCAAAAAAGTAGCCTATTCCGAAGAAGAGAAGTCCCATGCTTTGGCGCTGGCGTCTGCCGATTATGTCGCAGCAGGCATTACCAGCATTCATGACGCAGGCTGCAATGACGCCGACAGCTTTCGGGTCATGCACCAAGCAGTCCGAAATGGCTTGGTCAAAGTTCGCATTTATGCGATGGTCTGTACGATGGACAGTCCCGAAGCATTTTTGGAAAGCATGATCGCTGCCGGAATGACAACAGGAGTAGGTAATGACCGGTTCAAAATCGGCCCTGCGAAGCTATTCACAGATGGAAGTAGCAGTGGTCCCACCATTGCAACCCGCAAACCGTATACAAGTAACCCGGAAGATTACGGTATTCTGTACTATGCACAGGAAGAATTGAACCGTCGTTTGGGGGAAGCCCATAGAAAAGGGTTTCAGATTACCGCACACGCTCAAGGAGATCGTGCTGTTGAGATGGTGTTGAATTGCATCGAAGCAGCTATGCAGGAGTATCCTCGACCGGATGCCCGTCCCCGTATCGAACATGCCGGAGTTTCGGAGCCAGATTTGCTAGCGCGAATGAAACAACTTGGTGTCGTTCCGATTCCCAATCCAGCCTTTTTCTACGAGTACGGTGAAGGCTACGTCCGCAATTATGGAGACCGCGTCAATCACATGTATCCGCTGCGGGATTTTTGTGAAAACGACATCTTTGCGGCAATTGGGTCAGATAGTCCAGTTACCGATTACCGTCCGTTATTTGGAATTCAGGCAGCAGTTACCCGCAAAAGCAAACAGGGACAGGAGATTGGTCACAATCAAACGATTTCGGTCATGGAGGCGATACGGGCCTACACTTGGAACGGAGCATACGCCAGCTTTGACGAGCACTGCAAAGGGAGCATCGAGGCGGGAAAACTGGCGGATCTGGTCATATTGGACGGTAGCATTCTACAAGCCACTCCCGACACCATCGCCGACCTCTCCGTGCACCTGACGATGATTGATGGTGATATCGTCTATCGAGCAGGATCCTGA
- a CDS encoding ABC transporter permease, which translates to MNSNGWLFISLIGVAVVLLPVLSIFFSLFKAPNENWEQIKQYMLTDYVVNSVLLVVSTGIFTVIVGVTLAWLIAAYDFPCKRFFQWALVLPLSIPPNIAAYTYSHMVGYTGVVQVTMRSTFDMNLNPKWFDIMSLPGAVFIFTLFLYPYVFMITRSFLERQSGSYIENAILLGRNHVSIFFRIVLPIAQPAIIGSLMLVIFEVISDYGVTSYFGIQTISTAIFQTWFGMYDVDSALRLAAWMMAGVIGLFIIERWLRNRRRYSSSTSKASPLIPKQLKGISAFIAVLFCATVFAFSFLIPVVQLLVWSTWTYQDVLTVAFVELTYNTLLVALMATVCIMFLSVVVANVCRIQGKAFSSVLSKVIASGYSIPGAIIAIGVLTFFIFLDDILAPFYSWIGMGEAPLVLSMSLVMVVVAYVVRFMATGYNAVEAGFEKMGTTYMEASRMLGYGMTRTFFKVDIPLMRGALVSGTILTFVEIMKELPMTLLLRPFNFETLATKTYQYASDERVIEASIPSLFIIAVSVCSVLLFYKLGKRLEK; encoded by the coding sequence ATGAATTCGAATGGCTGGTTATTCATCAGTCTAATTGGGGTAGCAGTAGTACTGCTGCCCGTTTTGTCTATTTTCTTTTCTTTATTTAAAGCGCCAAACGAGAACTGGGAGCAGATCAAACAGTACATGCTTACGGATTACGTCGTGAACTCCGTACTCCTGGTGGTATCTACGGGGATTTTTACAGTGATTGTTGGTGTCACGCTAGCGTGGTTGATAGCCGCATATGATTTTCCCTGTAAACGTTTTTTTCAGTGGGCACTCGTACTGCCGCTTTCTATCCCTCCGAATATAGCAGCTTACACGTATAGCCACATGGTCGGCTACACGGGTGTTGTGCAGGTAACGATGCGGTCCACATTTGACATGAATCTGAACCCTAAATGGTTCGATATCATGTCGCTGCCGGGTGCTGTTTTTATCTTTACGCTATTTTTGTATCCGTACGTTTTTATGATTACGCGGTCGTTTCTTGAGCGGCAGAGTGGTTCCTATATCGAGAATGCGATACTCTTGGGCAGAAACCATGTCTCTATTTTCTTCCGCATCGTGTTGCCTATCGCACAGCCGGCAATCATAGGGAGCCTCATGCTCGTCATTTTTGAAGTGATCAGCGATTACGGTGTTACCAGCTATTTTGGGATTCAAACGATTTCTACTGCCATCTTTCAAACATGGTTCGGCATGTATGATGTGGACTCGGCACTTCGTCTAGCTGCTTGGATGATGGCGGGTGTCATCGGTTTGTTCATCATTGAGCGATGGCTTCGAAATCGTCGACGGTATAGCTCTTCTACCAGTAAAGCCAGCCCGCTGATTCCAAAGCAGCTTAAGGGTATCAGCGCCTTTATTGCCGTACTTTTTTGTGCGACCGTATTCGCTTTTTCTTTTTTGATTCCCGTTGTTCAACTCCTTGTATGGTCTACATGGACCTACCAAGACGTTTTGACTGTCGCATTCGTTGAGCTGACGTACAATACGCTGCTTGTCGCCTTGATGGCGACGGTTTGTATCATGTTCCTGTCCGTGGTTGTCGCCAATGTATGTCGGATCCAAGGAAAAGCTTTTTCCTCTGTTCTGTCAAAAGTCATCGCCTCTGGCTACTCAATTCCTGGAGCGATTATCGCGATCGGCGTTCTCACGTTTTTTATTTTTCTCGATGATATACTGGCCCCATTCTATAGCTGGATCGGAATGGGGGAAGCCCCGTTAGTTCTCAGCATGTCTCTTGTAATGGTAGTGGTGGCTTATGTGGTTCGCTTTATGGCAACGGGCTATAATGCGGTGGAAGCGGGCTTTGAAAAAATGGGGACAACCTATATGGAAGCTTCCAGAATGCTCGGGTACGGCATGACCCGAACCTTTTTCAAGGTGGATATTCCTTTGATGAGAGGCGCGCTGGTAAGCGGTACGATCCTGACCTTTGTGGAAATCATGAAAGAGCTACCGATGACTCTGTTGCTTAGACCCTTTAACTTCGAGACGCTAGCAACCAAGACGTACCAATATGCTAGCGATGAAAGAGTCATAGAAGCCTCGATTCCGTCTTTGTTTATTATTGCGGTGAGTGTTTGTTCCGTTCTTCTATTTTATAAATTAGGAAAGAGGTTGGAGAAATGA
- a CDS encoding Fe(3+) ABC transporter substrate-binding protein, protein MKRRKVLTTMFATVMAASLLAGCGTGSKEQAQPEQKESGNTSKPAQEQVVNLYTARHYEVDDVLYKNFTDKTGIKVNVVKGKAEELIERLKREGQNSPADLFITVDGGVLNNAKQNGVLQPVQSDVIEQQVPKQLRDQDNEWIGLSTRARVIVYSKDRVKPEQLSTYEDLAADKWKGKVLVRSSTSLYNQSLVASMIELNGEQKTEEWAKGMVTNMSRTPEGGDRDQAKAIAAGVGDVAIMNTYYVGQMVNSKDPEEVKASEKIGVFFPNQSTTGTHVNVSGAGLTKHSKNKDNAVKLVEYLTSEEAQALMSKENFEFPVNEKAEKPELLKSWGDFKTQQIDFSKLGEHNKKAIEIMNKVGWK, encoded by the coding sequence ATGAAGCGTAGAAAAGTACTCACCACTATGTTTGCAACCGTAATGGCTGCTAGTCTACTTGCTGGATGCGGCACAGGGTCCAAGGAGCAAGCACAGCCAGAACAGAAGGAAAGCGGTAATACTTCCAAACCTGCACAAGAACAGGTAGTTAATCTATATACGGCGAGACACTATGAAGTGGATGACGTTCTCTATAAAAACTTTACCGATAAAACGGGCATCAAGGTGAACGTAGTAAAAGGGAAAGCGGAAGAATTGATTGAACGGCTGAAGCGTGAAGGACAAAACTCGCCTGCGGACCTGTTCATTACTGTGGATGGCGGAGTATTGAACAATGCAAAGCAAAACGGTGTACTGCAGCCTGTACAATCAGACGTAATCGAACAACAAGTACCGAAACAGCTTCGCGATCAAGATAATGAATGGATCGGCCTTTCTACACGCGCCCGTGTTATCGTTTACTCCAAGGATCGTGTGAAGCCGGAACAACTCTCTACATATGAAGATTTGGCTGCAGATAAATGGAAAGGAAAAGTGCTGGTTCGTTCTTCCACTAGTCTGTATAACCAATCGCTCGTAGCCTCGATGATAGAGCTGAATGGTGAGCAAAAAACAGAAGAGTGGGCAAAAGGAATGGTAACGAATATGAGTCGTACCCCAGAAGGCGGCGACCGTGACCAAGCGAAAGCAATTGCGGCCGGTGTAGGCGATGTAGCAATCATGAACACGTATTATGTGGGACAAATGGTTAATTCCAAGGACCCTGAAGAAGTAAAAGCGAGTGAAAAAATCGGCGTATTCTTCCCAAACCAGAGCACAACAGGAACACATGTGAATGTGAGTGGGGCTGGACTCACTAAGCACAGTAAAAATAAAGATAACGCAGTGAAGCTGGTCGAATACTTGACATCCGAGGAAGCGCAGGCGCTCATGTCTAAAGAGAACTTTGAGTTCCCGGTAAACGAGAAGGCTGAAAAACCGGAGCTACTGAAATCGTGGGGCGATTTTAAAACACAGCAAATTGATTTTAGCAAACTGGGTGAGCACAATAAAAAAGCCATCGAGATCATGAATAAAGTGGGCTGGAAATAA
- a CDS encoding sigma-54 interaction domain-containing protein has translation MVVSKEWDTLLDLISDGVIITDHKGTILKANIAYERIVNRKPETLVGKNISELVEDGTIPESSTLKVLQSRQRVTLFHENTEKDLVYTGTPMFNEQNEIVAVVNCVRDMRELNELKRTVTEIKQVNQEYREQLEYFRGREIKIEGLIAESREMQHVLTLSTKVAPLDSAVMLRGESGVGKEVIAKFIHSRSKRASDAFIKVNCGAIPENLMESEFFGYEAGAFTGAGKGGKPGFFELADKGTLLLDEIGDMPQELQVKLLRVLEDREFRRIGGVKTVHSDVRIIAATNQPLEELVEQKKFRKDLYYRLQVYPIDIPPLRERTADIPILIEYYLNKFRERYGTPTRISPEAVYILLRYKWPGNIREAINLLERLAIICSNGEILPEHLPREITDGLRQIKPAYFKEQLELIEFQELQRALQQHGSTRKAAESLQMSKTTFIRKLKKYEWQFKVDHS, from the coding sequence GTGGTTGTTTCAAAAGAGTGGGATACATTGCTTGATCTAATCTCGGATGGCGTCATCATTACAGACCATAAAGGAACGATCCTGAAAGCAAATATAGCGTACGAACGGATTGTTAACAGAAAACCGGAAACCTTGGTTGGTAAAAACATCAGTGAGCTGGTCGAGGACGGGACGATCCCCGAATCCAGTACGCTGAAAGTATTGCAGTCTAGGCAAAGAGTGACATTATTTCACGAAAACACCGAAAAGGACTTGGTCTACACCGGCACACCCATGTTTAACGAGCAAAATGAAATCGTAGCGGTTGTGAATTGTGTTCGCGACATGCGGGAATTGAATGAGCTCAAAAGAACCGTAACGGAAATAAAACAGGTAAACCAGGAATATCGAGAACAGCTTGAATATTTTCGCGGGCGAGAGATCAAAATTGAGGGACTCATTGCGGAAAGCAGGGAAATGCAGCATGTTTTAACCTTGTCAACAAAAGTGGCACCACTCGATTCCGCAGTGATGCTTCGCGGCGAATCAGGCGTGGGCAAAGAGGTGATTGCGAAGTTTATACATTCCCGCAGCAAACGGGCTTCCGATGCGTTTATCAAGGTAAACTGTGGTGCTATTCCCGAAAACCTAATGGAGAGTGAGTTTTTCGGATACGAGGCAGGAGCGTTTACAGGCGCAGGCAAGGGGGGAAAACCCGGCTTTTTTGAATTGGCTGATAAAGGAACACTTTTACTGGATGAAATCGGTGATATGCCGCAGGAGCTACAGGTGAAACTGCTACGGGTACTCGAAGACAGAGAGTTTCGCCGAATTGGTGGAGTAAAAACGGTTCACTCGGATGTTCGTATAATCGCAGCAACCAACCAACCGTTAGAAGAGCTCGTAGAGCAAAAGAAGTTTCGAAAGGATTTGTATTACCGCCTCCAGGTGTATCCGATTGATATCCCTCCTTTGAGGGAGCGAACAGCTGATATCCCGATTTTGATCGAGTATTACCTGAATAAGTTTCGGGAGAGATATGGAACACCCACCCGGATCAGTCCTGAAGCGGTTTACATTCTGTTGCGATACAAATGGCCGGGAAACATCAGAGAAGCTATCAATCTGCTGGAACGACTTGCAATCATCTGTTCAAACGGGGAAATCTTACCGGAACACTTGCCACGGGAAATAACGGATGGTCTCCGCCAGATCAAACCAGCGTATTTCAAAGAGCAATTGGAATTGATAGAGTTTCAGGAATTGCAACGGGCATTACAGCAGCACGGCTCAACAAGAAAGGCAGCAGAGTCACTTCAAATGAGTAAGACAACATTTATTCGAAAATTGAAAAAGTACGAATGGCAGTTCAAGGTGGACCATTCGTGA
- a CDS encoding DUF1259 domain-containing protein, which produces MANNRSLCEQFSRIIGGQPGFAGGKCVSTINRAQIRANILGKGFQVTSSFSFESVNKRTGRALCVGRAAFLQKEVNRFILAIRKQGIKVSSVRNEWLFDQPRLIYINIEAVDQPLAFARKVRRALDVIDKVHP; this is translated from the coding sequence ATGGCAAATAACAGATCGCTATGTGAGCAATTCTCAAGGATTATTGGGGGTCAACCTGGTTTTGCTGGCGGAAAGTGCGTATCAACCATAAACCGAGCTCAGATAAGAGCAAATATTTTAGGGAAAGGATTTCAAGTAACGTCTTCTTTTTCATTCGAATCCGTAAATAAGAGAACGGGCAGAGCTCTTTGTGTAGGCCGAGCAGCATTCTTGCAAAAAGAAGTGAATAGATTCATTTTGGCCATAAGAAAACAAGGAATAAAGGTGTCATCTGTTCGCAACGAATGGCTTTTTGATCAGCCTCGTTTGATTTATATCAATATAGAAGCAGTTGATCAACCACTCGCTTTCGCTAGAAAAGTCAGGCGAGCATTGGATGTGATAGACAAAGTCCATCCATGA
- a CDS encoding ABC transporter ATP-binding protein, whose translation MNFVEIKDVSFSYSSKEAPILKKVSFTLNKGEIVGVVGPSGSGKSTLLRLIAGLGTPHTGKISIDGKVVMDMQTFVPPENRGIGMVFQDYALFPHMTVAQNIEFGLHRISRPQRMSRVKEMVELVQLTGFTKRYPHELSGGQQQRVALARALAPKPSLLLMDEPFSNLDANLRATIRGELRDILQKARMTCLLVTHDQQDVQSICSREIQLK comes from the coding sequence ATGAATTTTGTTGAAATAAAAGACGTTTCTTTTTCCTATTCCAGCAAAGAAGCTCCCATTCTTAAAAAAGTCTCCTTCACCTTAAACAAAGGGGAAATCGTAGGGGTGGTGGGTCCGAGCGGAAGCGGGAAAAGTACACTATTACGCTTAATTGCCGGCCTGGGCACACCCCATACAGGAAAAATCAGCATCGATGGTAAAGTGGTAATGGACATGCAGACGTTCGTTCCACCCGAAAATCGCGGAATTGGTATGGTGTTCCAAGACTATGCACTGTTTCCGCATATGACCGTGGCCCAAAATATTGAATTTGGCTTGCATCGCATTTCCAGACCCCAGCGAATGTCCAGGGTAAAGGAGATGGTTGAACTCGTTCAACTCACTGGTTTTACGAAGCGATACCCGCATGAATTGAGTGGAGGGCAACAGCAGCGTGTGGCATTGGCAAGAGCTCTTGCGCCGAAGCCGTCACTTTTGCTAATGGATGAGCCCTTCAGCAATCTCGATGCCAATTTACGCGCAACGATACGTGGCGAACTCCGGGATATTTTGCAAAAGGCACGGATGACCTGTTTGCTTGTAACCCATGACCAACAGGACGTGCAATCGATTTGCAGCCGTGAGATTCAGCTGAAATGA
- a CDS encoding thiolase family protein: MNKIAVVGYKRTAIGKFGGVFKNVSGVELGITSIRAALEESGVKGDEVDEVVMGVCWQAGQKANPARQAAIGAGIRIEAPAVSINQQCSSGIRAVDIGADQIILGKAKVVVAGGFESMSSVPYIDRTGRWGHRRGTVMMDDSLYYDGLDDAFSGLNMGNTAETVGKQAHLSRKAVDIFAVESQEKAARAIGKSRFAIEIVPYTMKAKKAELIIDQDENPRSTTLDSLSELKPAFQAEGICTAGNSPPLSDGAAAIVLMDSEFAKEKGLKILGYYVGAVSVGVDPEMMGIGPVPAVRELLRKYSLSLDDIDFLEINEAFGAQALACIKELAFPLEKVNVNGGAIALGHPPGMTGTRLIGTLVHELRLTKKKFGIATLCAGGGPAIAALIQSAD; the protein is encoded by the coding sequence ATGAACAAGATTGCGGTTGTAGGGTACAAACGGACGGCTATTGGAAAATTTGGCGGCGTTTTCAAAAATGTGTCGGGTGTTGAACTGGGAATAACGTCAATTCGCGCTGCACTTGAAGAAAGTGGAGTAAAGGGAGATGAGGTGGATGAAGTAGTGATGGGCGTTTGCTGGCAAGCTGGTCAGAAAGCAAATCCTGCCCGGCAAGCTGCGATCGGTGCCGGGATCAGAATCGAGGCGCCTGCGGTATCGATTAATCAGCAATGTTCTTCAGGGATTCGAGCCGTTGATATTGGGGCGGATCAGATTATTTTGGGAAAGGCGAAAGTAGTAGTGGCCGGTGGCTTTGAAAGCATGAGCAGTGTGCCATACATTGATCGCACTGGTCGTTGGGGGCACAGAAGAGGGACGGTGATGATGGATGACAGCTTATATTATGATGGATTGGATGATGCCTTTTCCGGTCTGAATATGGGGAATACTGCGGAAACGGTCGGAAAACAGGCTCATCTTTCACGAAAGGCAGTCGATATTTTCGCAGTAGAAAGCCAAGAGAAGGCGGCAAGAGCGATAGGTAAATCGCGTTTTGCAATTGAGATTGTGCCATATACAATGAAAGCGAAAAAAGCGGAGCTGATTATAGATCAAGATGAAAATCCACGTAGTACCACGCTGGATTCCCTAAGTGAATTAAAACCTGCCTTCCAGGCGGAAGGTATTTGTACAGCAGGCAATTCCCCTCCTTTAAGTGATGGAGCGGCAGCGATTGTCCTGATGGATTCTGAATTTGCGAAAGAAAAGGGACTTAAGATCCTAGGGTATTATGTCGGGGCAGTTTCGGTTGGAGTGGATCCGGAAATGATGGGGATCGGGCCAGTTCCTGCCGTTAGGGAATTATTGAGGAAATACTCCCTCTCATTGGATGATATTGACTTTCTGGAAATAAATGAGGCATTTGGTGCGCAAGCCTTAGCCTGCATAAAAGAACTTGCCTTCCCATTAGAAAAAGTAAATGTGAATGGAGGCGCTATTGCGCTTGGGCATCCCCCCGGTATGACAGGTACGCGATTGATTGGTACGTTGGTCCATGAATTGAGGCTTACGAAAAAGAAATTTGGAATTGCTACCTTGTGCGCAGGCGGAGGGCCGGCTATCGCAGCCTTAATTCAATCTGCTGATTAG
- a CDS encoding class I adenylate-forming enzyme family protein, whose protein sequence is MNMRTMLETVASKNPEKLAMIDERTQLTFAQFLQRTYRLGNALHHLHFYHGDRIAILMKNRAEYFEIYFGVSGIGGIVVPLNTRLGLAEILYILRHSGATALVYEDVFGEVVQQIKLQEKGLKHFICVGKPDEDYNYEDLIQEGSHEPPMSEALEEDVAFLCYTSGTTGYPKGAMITHKNVVTMCSNQLVELPRNRDEIGMVLFPFFHIGVVTAFNKISNGITSVYCDFEPHKVAGFIQKYRISDVEIPATPLRIFVNTQGIEHYDISSLKVMMTGGGFSSIDTLRKLFNLFNPDHDLRVANVYGMTENTAHVMSNVITPNNIDKAIEKMEALPGIKASGLGAGKPIYGIQARVVNEDGQPVAVNTVGEIVVKGDTVMKGYWQQSKITREVLRNGWYHTGDLGLQLEDGDFFVMDRKNYKIVTGDENVYPAEVESVLRDHPAIQDVAVIGVPDEKWMEIVKAVVVLVPEASVTEEELKGFCQGKIANYKIPKSFDFIDKLPVNAAGKVLKHQLKSSSQAVGESKNGGRK, encoded by the coding sequence ATGAATATGAGAACCATGCTGGAAACGGTAGCTTCTAAAAATCCTGAAAAGCTTGCGATGATTGATGAACGGACCCAATTGACGTTTGCCCAATTCCTGCAACGGACTTATCGTCTCGGTAACGCTCTTCATCATCTCCACTTTTACCACGGTGATAGAATTGCCATTTTAATGAAAAACAGAGCAGAATATTTCGAAATTTACTTTGGGGTGTCCGGAATTGGTGGAATTGTTGTACCATTGAATACCCGCTTGGGCTTAGCCGAAATTTTATATATTTTGCGGCATTCAGGAGCGACTGCACTCGTATATGAAGATGTCTTTGGTGAGGTGGTTCAACAGATCAAATTACAGGAAAAGGGATTAAAGCACTTCATTTGTGTTGGCAAGCCGGATGAGGACTACAATTATGAAGACTTGATCCAAGAAGGTTCCCACGAGCCACCGATGAGTGAAGCACTGGAAGAAGATGTTGCGTTTCTTTGTTACACGAGTGGGACAACAGGTTACCCAAAAGGTGCCATGATTACGCATAAAAATGTTGTAACTATGTGCAGTAACCAATTGGTGGAATTGCCTCGCAATCGCGACGAGATTGGGATGGTCCTCTTCCCGTTTTTCCATATTGGAGTTGTAACGGCTTTTAATAAAATATCGAATGGAATAACAAGCGTTTATTGCGACTTCGAGCCACACAAGGTAGCCGGCTTCATCCAAAAGTATCGAATCAGTGATGTTGAAATTCCGGCCACACCATTGCGGATATTTGTGAATACACAAGGGATTGAACATTATGACATTTCCAGCTTGAAAGTAATGATGACGGGTGGCGGGTTTTCCTCGATAGATACACTTAGAAAGCTGTTTAATCTGTTTAATCCTGACCATGACCTTCGTGTCGCCAATGTATATGGAATGACAGAGAATACCGCTCATGTCATGAGCAATGTCATTACTCCTAACAACATTGATAAAGCGATCGAGAAAATGGAAGCGCTTCCCGGAATCAAAGCATCGGGCTTAGGTGCAGGGAAGCCAATTTATGGAATTCAGGCAAGGGTGGTTAATGAAGACGGTCAACCTGTTGCTGTGAATACCGTCGGTGAGATCGTCGTGAAGGGCGATACGGTGATGAAGGGCTATTGGCAACAATCAAAGATAACCAGGGAGGTATTGCGAAACGGCTGGTACCATACTGGGGATTTAGGTCTGCAGCTGGAAGATGGCGATTTTTTCGTGATGGATCGAAAAAATTACAAAATCGTGACTGGAGATGAAAATGTCTATCCTGCCGAAGTGGAAAGTGTCCTTCGAGATCATCCTGCCATTCAAGATGTTGCTGTTATTGGAGTTCCTGATGAGAAGTGGATGGAAATTGTCAAAGCGGTGGTTGTGCTGGTTCCAGAGGCGAGTGTAACCGAAGAAGAGCTGAAGGGTTTTTGTCAAGGTAAGATAGCGAATTATAAAATCCCTAAGTCGTTTGATTTTATTGATAAATTGCCTGTGAATGCGGCCGGAAAAGTATTAAAGCACCAATTAAAATCCAGTTCACAAGCTGTAGGTGAGAGTAAAAATGGAGGTCGCAAATGA